In Pseudomonas sp. p1(2021b), the genomic window TAAATAAGCGGCCACGGTTTATTTGGCGCGCAAGCTTTGCGCTCAATGGGCCTTGGCCACGCCCTGGAGCACTTCGCCACAGACGTGGTTCTGCCGCGCGCTGGCCAGGTTGCCCAGCGAAACGATGCCGACCAAGCGCTTCTCGCTATCGACCACCGGCAGGCGGCGCTTCTCGATGTCGGCCATGTTCGCCGCCACGGTTTCCACGTCATCGTTGTCGAAGCAGTAGCAGACCTTGTCGCTCATCAGCGATTGCACGGCGCTGTCCAGCGAGCGGCCGTCAGCCACACCGCGGATGACGATGTCGCGGTCAGTGATGACACCAATCATCCGGTCGTTGTCGCCGACCACCAGCGAGCCGATATCCTGCTCACGCATCAGCTGGGCGGCCTCGCGCAGGCTGGTGCCGGGGCTCACGACCTGGACGTCACGGCTCATGATTTCGGAAACTTTCATGGGGTGTCCTCCTCTGTTCTGGGAAAAGTTCCGTCGGTTGCACAACGGTAGAGGACAGGGTCGAGCGCGGGTTTGAAGGGTGGCGTGGGTTAGCCGATGGATGGTGAGGCAGGCAGCCGCCGGCGCGTGGCCGGCGGCGCTCGAAGGTCAAGCCTGCAACAACAGGCTCAGGTCGACACCGGCCTGGCCCATGGGCGGGCACCAGTAGTAGCCACCGGTCAGCGGGCGGCTGAAGCGGTACAGGCCATCGATGATGCCGTCTTCCAGGCCGCTCATGCGCCGCAGCTGCACCTCGAAGGCGTCCAGCGAATGGCCCAGGGCCACGAACGCCAGGCCCGCGCCACGCTCGTCGGCCCAGGCCACGGAGCGACGCACCACGAATGCCTCCGGGGCGAAGCTTTCCTGGGCGGTACGCTTGACGTGGGCCGATGCGGGGGCGTCGTCCAGCTCTTCGTTGTCGCTCAGGCGGCGGCCGATGATGTTGTCCTGCTCTTGCTGGGGCAGCGACTTGAAGTAGTTCAGGTCGTGCTTCCACAACTGGAAGGCGGCGAAACTGGAGCCGGCCAGGCCGGCCTGGTCACCGGCGACGATGGCAGCCTCTACGGCCGCTGCTTCTACCGGGTTCTCGGTACCGTCTTCGTAGCCGCTCAGGTCATGGCCGCCGCGATGCAGGAAGCCATCGACGCTGTCCACCAGGCGCAGTGCCGGGGCCAGCGCCTGCTCCAGGGCCTGGGCGCGCAGGAACAGGTCGCCCCGTTGCTCGCCGCGCAGCCACAGCCACAGGGCGTGCTGGGTGCTGGGGTTCTCGACCGCTGCATCCAGCTGAGGGAAGGCGCGCAGGCCCGGAACCTCGCGGCCCAGGGCCTTGACCAGGGGCGCGCCGACACAGAGGATCAGGCTCTGCCCATCGACCTGGGGCAACAAGGCATCGAGTGCCGCAGGCAGCGCCTCGGCCGACTGCACGGCGAAGAACAGGTGGCGGGCATGGGCGGGAACGGGTGTGGCAAGCAGACCTTGCTGGAACGGCATGTGTGGCTAATCCTCGGGTGAGAGCGTGATGCTGTTGGGCCTGCTCTGCAGGCCATCGCGGGACAAGCCCGCTCCTACAGGGGTGTAGAAGCGGACTTGCCCCACGATGGGCCGCGCAGCGGCCACAGAAAGCGGGAATGCTAGAGGCGCACGGCGCTGCCTTCAAGCGGCAAATCGACTCGGGGCAGGCGCAGGGTCCACCTCATGTCCTGCGCGCTACCGAGTTGCGTGAACCCGATAAACGCCTCCTACGCGCTAAAGTGGTAGGACGAGCCTGGGGGTACGCCATGCAAAAATGCAGACAGGCACTGCAGATTTGTCGATTGTGCAGGGCATA contains:
- a CDS encoding CBS domain-containing protein, producing the protein MKVSEIMSRDVQVVSPGTSLREAAQLMREQDIGSLVVGDNDRMIGVITDRDIVIRGVADGRSLDSAVQSLMSDKVCYCFDNDDVETVAANMADIEKRRLPVVDSEKRLVGIVSLGNLASARQNHVCGEVLQGVAKAH
- a CDS encoding Dyp-type peroxidase encodes the protein MPFQQGLLATPVPAHARHLFFAVQSAEALPAALDALLPQVDGQSLILCVGAPLVKALGREVPGLRAFPQLDAAVENPSTQHALWLWLRGEQRGDLFLRAQALEQALAPALRLVDSVDGFLHRGGHDLSGYEDGTENPVEAAAVEAAIVAGDQAGLAGSSFAAFQLWKHDLNYFKSLPQQEQDNIIGRRLSDNEELDDAPASAHVKRTAQESFAPEAFVVRRSVAWADERGAGLAFVALGHSLDAFEVQLRRMSGLEDGIIDGLYRFSRPLTGGYYWCPPMGQAGVDLSLLLQA